In a single window of the Littorina saxatilis isolate snail1 linkage group LG5, US_GU_Lsax_2.0, whole genome shotgun sequence genome:
- the LOC138966526 gene encoding uncharacterized protein produces the protein MSAGDAYNSNNITSTLSPHFLSLLHRHCQEAGHLGNDASNWTVTATGPTGLTAADISSTEVAGDEEEDTDFGAVMYITAVLVFYSLGIVVMIIKYLQTERREMEEEMALESYLQGIPSKLIEQERQAVNRVAIQAFHTLTSGSKRHNQVLVAGAEVKVVRGSRSAADQDQSHTHGANTTLATSTTPDDSDSSDVEEGGAEGGEGGQSPRQLRRERSKHLPRVSLVFRDSRSSDRRKLHHDPARSVSGRSTADDSLIPGQRSPHSSHSRSSSPQPEENGQAGVCLDLPSDSCNLDTSLTDTPAEARSDSPRQNSGQNGNRVNSRKKSRRGASAGVRFEDETKPCKKKPVNKTRARPKGSRSSRGVWGGGNLKAPSKDSTAGSSQTIDESRHRQKESVNSLTEDVNKPVQTMAADSADIWRSNRRRDSAGKATSRKPQVKKTVSQNPVDVVSGANKTSDISSCIPHSTDTHSTHAAECHHKAATSAAGLENASGGSPTKVIAGNSNGRDHVTVMANPSGNVLPKRLLVSDV, from the coding sequence ATGTCTGCCGGTGACGcctacaacagcaacaacatcacCAGCACCCTCTCCCCCCActtcctctccctcctccaCCGCCACTGCCAGGAGGCCGGTCACCTTGGCAACGACGCCAGCAACTGGACCGTGACGGCCACCGGCCCCACGGGGCTGACCGCAGCGGATATATCCAGCACGGAGGTGGCGGGGGACGAGGAGGAGGACACGGACTTCGGGGCGGTCATGTACATCACGGCCGTGCTGGTCTTCTACTCGCTGGGCATCGTGGTGATGATCATCAAGTACCTGCAGACCGAGCGGCGCGAGATGGAGGAGGAGATGGCCCTGGAGAGCTACCTGCAGGGCATCCCCTCCAAGCTCATCGAGCAGGAGCGGCAGGCCGTCAACCGCGTGGCCATCCAAGCCTTCCACACCCTCACCTCCGGCTCCAAGCGGCACAACCAGGTGCTGGTGGCCGGGgctgaggtcaaggtcgtgcGAGGATCACGATCAGCTGCTGATCAGGACCAGAGTCACACACACGGTGCTAACACGACGCTCGCGACCAGCACCACTCCTGACGATTCAGACTCCAGCGATGTAGAAGAAGGAGGGGCAGAAGGAGGTGAGGGGGGTCAATCTCCTCGTCAGCTACGCCGTGAACGTTCCAAACACCTTCCACGTGTCTCGCTTGTGTTTAGGGACAGCCGCTCTTCGGACCGCCGCAAGTTGCACCACGACCCTGCCCGCAGCGTGAGCGGGAGGTCCACAGCCGACGATAGCCTTATACCAGGACAACGAAGCCCCCACAGTAGTCACTCGCGCTCCTCCTCGCCCCAACCGGAGGAGAACGGGCAGGCAGGCGTGTGTCTGGACCTGCCTAGCGACTCTTGTAACCTTGACACCAGCTTGACAGACACGCCAGCAGAAGCGCGATCAGACAGCCCTCGTCAGAACTCTGGACAGAATGGAAACCGGGTCAATTCTCGCAAGAAATCGAGGCGCGGAGCGAGTGCGGGAGTAAGGTTTGAGGACGAGACAAAGCCGTGCAAGAAGAAACCTGTCAATAAAACACGTGCTAGACCTAAAGGTTCCCGCTCTTCCCGTGGTGTATGGGGAGGTGGAAACCTTAAGGCACCGAGCAAAGACTCCACTGCTGGATCCTCGCAAACCATCGACGAAAGTAGACATCGACAGAAAGAGTCCGTGAACAGTCTCACAGAGGACGTGAACAAACCTGTGCAAACGATGGCCGCAGATTCTGCAGACATATGGCGTAGTAATCGGCGCAGAGACTCTGCTGGCAAAGCAACTTCTAGAAAACCACAAGTGAAAAAAACTGTGTCCCAAAACCCTGTAGATGTTGTGTCTGGTGCAAACAAAACCAGCGATATTAGTTCCTGCATACCCCATTCCACGGACACGCACTCGACACATGCGGCAGAGTGTCACCACAAAGCTGCAACATCCGCTGCAGGCTTGGAGAATGCGAGTGGTGGCAGTCCAACCAAAGTGATAGCAGGGAATAGTAACGGGCGTGATCACGTCACTGTGATGGCAAATCCCAGTGGGAATGTGTTGCCAAAGCGACTGCTTGTGTCTGATGTGTAG